TCCGCAAGCTCGAGCATCCCAAACCTCGCAACAGCTTCTTCCTGCATAACATACTCAACAACAATTATGCGACTCAGCTCCGCAGAGTTATTTTATTTCTCCTCATGTAAATAAATTGGAGAGGGTTCTTGAAACCGCTATTCGCTCTTACCCACTAAGCAGGACCATTCAAGACATACCGGCCATTGTGCCAGGTCACCAATAAAACGTATAAGTAATTTCTTTATACGTTTGCATTCTTTTTTTCAACAACCAACCACAAACCAAAAAATAGAGTGACTATGGATATAAGCAACATTGTTGTGTACAACACTAGACTAAAATCGTGGGGAAATCCACCGTAAAGAAAACCTAAGATAGGTGTAAAGAATTTCCAAATAGCAAGAATGCTTGCAATGATTAAAAATATCCCAGTAATATTATTTATTGCTTTCTTTTCTTTGGTGTCCATATTATTTAAGTTTATTTCTTTATTAATTCAACACATACCACCCGTAAGTTTGTAGGTAAGTCAAAATAATAATCCACAAAATTAGAATTACTGTATTACTCACAAATAGGGTTTTGTTTTGTATTCGTTTCCTAGAGTGAAAGAAGATTAGAAACACCATTACAATAAATATGAAATATAAGTATTCTCCCAACCCTCCTTCAAACAAGGAACGAGAATCTCTGTAAATGTAGATACTGCCTACTGAAAATAGCGCGTACACTGCTATATAAGCCATTACGAAACGTTTAATATTAGACATAATGAATGTGGTAATTTATCAATCAAAGAAATAATTAAACCATTTATTATCGTTTGTAGCATTGCCTACCACTTGATAACTACCATTCTTATCATACACAACTTCGCCATATCCGGATCTTCCGTAATTCCAAATAGACCGGCCTTGACTCCAAAGGTGTGACGATCTGGGTGTACGGGAATCATCTCGTGAGTAACTCACTGAACCATCCCATGCATGTACTGTAGTTTGGTTCTTGATAGCAAAGAACCTACCTATATTCATTGAAGCGCCTAGATCACCGGAGTGACAAATTAAAAGGTTGATCTCGTTCGAGTCTTTCTTATCCAAATTACCTAAATAATAAGCATCTTTACCAGATGGAGTCTTACCATCAATGTATGTTGTTAAGTACTGGTCATGTGATGCATCAATAGCTATTATGTTCGATGCGTCCGAACCACCGCTATGAAACAGCAGAGAAACTCCCTCAATAGTTGTCCCATCACTGCCCATACCATTCCATGCATCAGCAAATCCTTGTTCTGTTGAAATAGGCATCATATGAACAGGTGTTTTGTATGTACTTGAAAAAGAGTCACCCTGTGCTTGTGCTTGTTCAGAAAACGATTTTTCATCATAAAATACATAACTATCCAAACCTACGGGATCAATATACTTCAACGGATTGTTAATTACATAACTATAACTATTCCACTTCTGGGGATTTATCAAGAAATCGGGATTTACCGCTAGCACGAACGGCTCTATTGAATAAAATCTACCTATAGCTCCATCGTAGTACCTTGCGCCCATGTAGGACAATTCGGTATCTCTGTCATACATGTGCCCGGTGAATTTCCTCTGCTCGTCGAAGGAGCCTGACTTCCAGTCTATCCTCATACTCCCATACGGGTAGTAGTCCAATAATTGTACCATGCCTCCACTGCTGTTCGTAGCGGCGTTCGAGCCTGTCAGATGATCCGTGTGTACATACTGCAGTGCTGTGCCCTCGACTGTTCCTATAAGCTGGCTTCCCGCGTAGATATGCTTGGTAGCCGTGGTTTGCTTGATATTGTAGAGCTTGTTGGGATAGTGGCGGGCGTAGCCGCTGGCGCCGTCATTGTACTTGGTCCTTTGCCCTGTGTGGTCGTATTGGTAGGTGACAGTGGAGCCAGTCTTCTGGGATTTGGTGAGTTTGTTGTTGTAGTCCCAGGTATGAGCCCAGACACTATCACCGGTCAAGTTACCATTGTTATCGTACGCATACACCGCAGTACCAACCTTTGTAGTCGCGTGAGGATTCGCGTAATTGGTGCCTTCGTAGAGATAGGTGCCTTGGTCGGAAGCTGTGAGAATATTCCCAATAGCGCTGTACGTGTACGTTCTGCCGGTGTTATCGCCGTTCGCCGCGCCAGTGACTGTGGCCGTTAGGAGCCGGTGGAGATCGTCGTAGGTGTAGGTGGTGGTTTTGGCAGTGTCAGTGCCGGAGGCGTCTGTGATCTGGGTGATATTCCCTACCGCGTCATAGATATAGGAAATATCTTGGAGATTGGTGGGGCTGGGAGGAGCAGCTTGGGTGTAAGTGACCTCGAGGATGGGATCGTAGGACGTGCCGGAGTAGTTGACTGTTCTAATATTAAGCTCATTATATTTGCCGGTGGTGCTGCTATAGAATTGGCTGTCAATGACATCATGCCCCTCGCATAAACCTAATCTTGTCGCGCCAGTCTTGGAAATCCAGGAAAGGCCGGTGGTGTTGAGATTAAACGTGAGGAAC
This sequence is a window from Patescibacteria group bacterium. Protein-coding genes within it:
- a CDS encoding RHS repeat-associated core domain-containing protein — its product is MQYTYNAGALTETVQKKESGGVFTNVVTDFDYSPLGQITYQANANNTATTNTYNQNALYRLTRKQTSGPGGGGGGGTPVTVPFYPVTGDGYVYYRSSWDTAHHATSGSLANYSSSSLYVRTGRYSTSSYQIDRAFLPFNTEDLPNDATITSAKLKVYVASKKNNDNDGDDWITVVQTSQATTTSLSTGDYDQCGSIHTPTEGINSAERKDITSIATGQFLTFNLNTTGLSWISKTGATRLGLCEGHDVIDSQFYSSTTGKYNELNIRTVNYSGTSYDPILEVTYTQAAPPSPTNLQDISYIYDAVGNITQITDASGTDTAKTTTYTYDDLHRLLTATVTGAANGDNTGRTYTYSAIGNILTASDQGTYLYEGTNYANPHATTKVGTAVYAYDNNGNLTGDSVWAHTWDYNNKLTKSQKTGSTVTYQYDHTGQRTKYNDGASGYARHYPNKLYNIKQTTATKHIYAGSQLIGTVEGTALQYVHTDHLTGSNAATNSSGGMVQLLDYYPYGSMRIDWKSGSFDEQRKFTGHMYDRDTELSYMGARYYDGAIGRFYSIEPFVLAVNPDFLINPQKWNSYSYVINNPLKYIDPVGLDSYVFYDEKSFSEQAQAQGDSFSSTYKTPVHMMPISTEQGFADAWNGMGSDGTTIEGVSLLFHSGGSDASNIIAIDASHDQYLTTYIDGKTPSGKDAYYLGNLDKKDSNEINLLICHSGDLGASMNIGRFFAIKNQTTVHAWDGSVSYSRDDSRTPRSSHLWSQGRSIWNYGRSGYGEVVYDKNGSYQVVGNATNDNKWFNYFFD